Genomic segment of bacterium:
AGTTTGTTGAAAAATCAAAATGGAGCGCGGACTTCCAGTCCGCAAGAACCTGTTCGCTCGATAAGCATTTTGCGGGCAAAGATGCCCGCGCTCCCACTAGAGGAACGGCCAGCATCTTGATTTTTCAACAAACGGTAGTGATATCCTAAAACAGTATTAGGAGGTGGACAATCATGGAAGCGGCTGTCATGAAAATACCGGAGTCCTGCCCGCGTTGCGGGGGGAAGCATTTGGAACGGGGTAGATTGAACGCGCAGGTGGGCATTACTTTTCGTCCAGCAAAGTTGAAATTCCTTGTACTTTCAACCGGGAGGGTTCCGGTCCAGGCGGATATGTGCATGGATTGTGGAGCCATTGCTCTAACAGCCGAACCGGCCGAAGTAGAATCCATCATCAAAGAATGATGAAGTCTCAACATCCTACTCGAGCTTGTGAAATAGAAATTGTTGTGTTTAACTTCCAGTAGCAAATAGGAGGGGATTATGGGAATGACTCTGTCGTACATTGCAGCTGCCGTTAGCGTGATTTGTTGGATCCTTGTTCTCGTTCAGATGTTCAAACAAAGCGTTGGGAAAGGAATTCTCGGCCTGATTTGCGGACTTTACGCTTTCATCTGGGGTTGGATGAATTCAAGTCTGGGTCTGAAGAATATCATGCTGCTCTGGACTGCGGCCATCGTGCTTGGGATTGTAGGCGGCGCCATCGGCGGATTTGCAGCGATACCGAAGCCCTGAGAAAAGAATGCAGGCTAGAAGCCTGCGCTCCATAGCCGTAGAATTAAGGTGGGATGATAGGGACACGACTCGCGGACCGCTACGAGATTCAAAGTGAGCTCGGTCGCGGCGGAATGGGCGTTGTCTACCTCGCGTACGATCCACTCCTCGATCGCCCGATTGCAGTAAAACTTCTGACACCTGGCACTTTCAATGCGGAAGCTCAGGAAAGACTGAAACGCGAAGCCCGCACCATCGCAAAGATGGATCATCACGGAGTTGTTGGCATCTACGATGTCGGCACACATCAGGATTCCCTGTTCTTTGTGATGCCCTACGTGCGTGGGGACAATCTCCGCA
This window contains:
- a CDS encoding PF20097 family protein, with amino-acid sequence MEAAVMKIPESCPRCGGKHLERGRLNAQVGITFRPAKLKFLVLSTGRVPVQADMCMDCGAIALTAEPAEVESIIKE